The Thiosulfativibrio zosterae genome has a window encoding:
- a CDS encoding CHAT domain-containing protein encodes MKTFTKLLFIVLVGIFATTLYVQEESVGCADVIKKDPVDKNLVKSICFADGEKNKDKKYGDASWYYLFAEAFDQSIAMANKSILEDKEFFAASNSGHSTLLKGDIAKAKEHYSLFLKHLNDDEAMQEDFQLLLKHFPEKKELILSGLELWNKLYQPYSETASLMKKYKEQKKQKDYQGALETLAQLLTISKNLGEDSLALSDVYAGFSSVYDAMDDYNKELKYRLKRLEIQEKALGAEHSDTLTSMNNLAHTYSELGRHADALVLFEKVLALSEKTLGAEHEITLTSMSNLASTYRELGRHADALVLKEKVLALLEKLLGAEHPSTLISMNNLAGTYGDLGRHADALVLKEKVLALLEKLLGAEHPDTLTSMNNLAHTYSELGRHADALVLFEKVLALSEKTLGAEHEITLTSMSNLASTYGKLGRYADALVLEEKVLALREKTLGSEHHDTLISMGNLAGTYGELGRHTDALVLFEKVLALREKVLGAEHPDTLGSMNNLAVTYSKLGRHADALVLEEKVLALREKVLGAEHPDTLSSMNNLASTYGELGRHADALVLQEKILALREKVSGAEHPDTLSSMNNLAVTYGKLGRHADALVLFEKVLALFEKTLGVEHPDTLTSMNNLASTYGKLGRHADALVLNEKVLALFEKTLGVEHPDTLTSMNNLASTYGKLGRHADALVLQEKILALCEKTLGVEHPDTLTSMNNLASTYGKLGRHADALVLNEKVLALFEKTLGVEHPDTLTSMNNLASTYGKLGRHADALVLQEKILALCEKVLGAEHPDTLISMNNLAGTYSELGRHADALVLKEKVLALHEKVLGAEHPDTLTSMNNLAVTYLDLGRYADAMALLSKRNESYEHWFAVQQGLLTPEEQQQVLEQNRSTLNYHLRLLAKQDQGDEALVLADRNKARYLFAQLSQQNALDKANISVADRQAYDQLRQMLLQVNERLAKAERDQTPLAELQKQQRDLLQQQSQLIKRLQDTYPVFAQYSRPQTLDLDQATSLMQQHLPKGSVVSFWQDGELNDSYLAFVMSADGKVVTQRIKKDNLKRSLQAYREITAFHGSVIDYMKETRKTLWRHADGSFEVSASMPAQLTFKDRVMHIESLQAYISDSLLGPIWSNIAEAKSLLISPDSDLALVAFEALTTPNGKRLIEEKDISYTPSLSIWINTHQRQASYNQQQRLSLLALANPDYSQQQSDQKAANSSLPMITQRGQTVQRDQLFWVDLPGTEIEAKRIASIYPDLTLKTGKDASKHWLVEQNQTGTLKQYKQLHFATHGYLDDSDPMQSSLVLSFDQGKAQAYLSAQDIYKLDLQSDLTVLSACNTAANEAKAGVGVVGLPFALYMAGNQSTLMTLWSVDDKVTAAYMQRFYELVKEGVKPAQANSQVKREFITQTKYAGVNIWAPFVYYGI; translated from the coding sequence ATGAAGACATTCACTAAACTCCTATTCATTGTCCTTGTGGGCATTTTTGCAACCACGCTTTATGTTCAAGAAGAGAGCGTGGGTTGCGCCGATGTCATCAAAAAAGACCCTGTAGATAAAAATTTAGTTAAAAGCATCTGCTTTGCTGATGGTGAAAAAAATAAAGATAAAAAGTATGGAGACGCCTCTTGGTATTATCTTTTTGCTGAGGCGTTCGACCAAAGCATCGCTATGGCGAACAAATCCATCCTTGAGGACAAGGAATTTTTCGCTGCTTCAAACAGTGGGCATAGCACCCTCTTGAAGGGTGATATAGCAAAAGCCAAGGAGCACTACAGCTTGTTTCTCAAACACCTTAATGATGATGAAGCAATGCAAGAAGATTTTCAGTTGCTGCTCAAGCATTTTCCCGAGAAAAAGGAGTTGATACTCAGCGGGCTAGAATTATGGAATAAACTTTACCAGCCATACAGCGAAACTGCATCATTGATGAAAAAATACAAAGAGCAAAAGAAACAGAAAGATTACCAAGGCGCATTGGAGACATTAGCGCAACTATTAACGATTTCGAAAAATCTAGGGGAAGATAGTCTGGCTTTGTCTGATGTTTATGCTGGCTTTAGCAGTGTTTATGACGCGATGGATGATTATAACAAAGAGCTAAAATATCGCCTAAAACGACTCGAAATACAGGAAAAAGCGTTAGGTGCTGAGCATTCTGATACCCTAACCAGCATGAACAATCTCGCCCACACCTACAGCGAGTTGGGTCGTCATGCCGATGCCTTGGTGCTATTCGAAAAAGTACTGGCATTGAGTGAAAAGACTTTGGGTGCAGAGCACGAAATAACCCTAACCAGCATGAGCAATCTTGCTTCTACCTATCGCGAGCTAGGTCGCCATGCCGATGCCTTGGTGCTTAAAGAAAAAGTATTGGCATTGCTTGAAAAGCTCTTGGGTGCTGAGCATCCTAGTACCTTAATCAGCATGAATAATCTGGCTGGCACCTATGGCGATCTAGGTCGCCATGCCGATGCCTTGGTGCTTAAAGAAAAAGTATTGGCATTGCTTGAAAAGCTCTTGGGTGCCGAGCATCCTGATACGCTAACCAGCATGAACAATCTCGCCCACACCTACAGCGAGTTGGGTCGTCATGCCGATGCCTTGGTGCTATTCGAAAAAGTACTGGCATTGAGTGAAAAGACTTTGGGTGCAGAGCACGAAATAACCCTAACCAGCATGAGCAATCTTGCTTCTACCTATGGCAAGTTGGGTCGTTATGCCGATGCCTTGGTGCTTGAGGAAAAAGTACTGGCATTGCGTGAAAAGACTTTGGGTTCAGAGCATCACGACACCCTAATCAGCATGGGCAATCTCGCTGGCACCTATGGCGAGCTAGGTCGCCATACCGATGCCTTGGTGCTATTCGAAAAAGTACTGGCATTGCGAGAAAAGGTCTTGGGTGCTGAGCATCCTGACACCCTAGGCAGCATGAATAATCTCGCTGTTACCTACAGCAAGCTAGGTCGCCATGCAGATGCCTTGGTGCTTGAGGAAAAAGTACTGGCATTGCGTGAAAAGGTCTTGGGTGCTGAGCATCCTGATACGCTAAGCAGCATGAATAATCTCGCTTCTACCTATGGCGAGCTGGGTCGCCATGCCGATGCCTTGGTGCTTCAGGAAAAAATACTGGCATTGCGTGAAAAGGTTTCTGGCGCAGAGCATCCTGATACGCTAAGCAGCATGAATAATCTCGCTGTTACCTATGGCAAGTTGGGTCGCCATGCCGATGCCTTGGTGCTATTCGAAAAAGTGCTGGCATTGTTTGAAAAGACTTTGGGTGTAGAGCATCCTGATACGCTAACTAGCATGAATAATCTCGCTTCTACCTATGGCAAGTTGGGTCGTCATGCCGATGCCTTGGTGCTGAATGAAAAAGTACTGGCATTGTTTGAAAAGACTTTGGGTGTAGAGCATCCCGATACCCTAACCAGCATGAATAATCTCGCTTCTACCTATGGCAAGTTGGGTCGTCATGCCGATGCCTTGGTGCTTCAGGAAAAAATACTGGCATTGTGTGAAAAGACTTTGGGTGTAGAGCATCCTGATACGCTAACTAGCATGAATAATCTCGCTTCTACCTATGGCAAGTTGGGTCGTCATGCCGATGCCTTGGTGCTGAATGAAAAAGTACTGGCATTGTTTGAAAAGACTTTGGGTGTAGAGCATCCCGATACCCTAACCAGCATGAATAATCTCGCTTCTACCTATGGCAAGTTGGGTCGTCATGCCGATGCCTTGGTGCTTCAGGAAAAAATACTGGCATTGTGTGAAAAGGTGTTGGGTGCCGAGCATCCTGATACCCTAATCAGCATGAATAATCTGGCTGGCACCTACAGCGAGCTAGGTCGCCATGCCGATGCCTTGGTGCTTAAGGAAAAAGTACTGGCATTGCATGAAAAGGTGTTGGGTGCCGAGCATCCTGATACGCTAACCAGCATGAACAATCTCGCTGTTACCTATCTTGATTTGGGTCGGTATGCTGATGCCATGGCATTATTATCAAAGCGTAATGAAAGCTATGAGCATTGGTTTGCAGTGCAGCAAGGTCTGTTAACCCCAGAAGAACAACAACAGGTGTTAGAACAAAATCGTTCAACGTTGAATTATCATTTGCGCTTACTAGCCAAGCAAGATCAGGGGGATGAAGCCTTGGTATTAGCCGATCGCAATAAAGCCCGTTATTTATTTGCGCAATTATCGCAGCAAAATGCGCTGGATAAAGCCAATATCAGCGTTGCTGACCGTCAAGCTTATGACCAGCTTCGTCAAATGCTATTACAGGTCAATGAACGACTGGCTAAAGCAGAGCGTGACCAGACACCACTGGCAGAACTACAAAAACAGCAACGCGATCTGTTACAACAACAAAGCCAACTCATTAAACGCCTGCAAGACACCTATCCTGTGTTTGCCCAATATTCTCGTCCGCAAACCCTAGACTTAGATCAAGCAACTTCTCTCATGCAACAGCATCTACCCAAGGGCAGTGTGGTCAGTTTTTGGCAAGATGGTGAACTCAACGACAGCTATCTCGCCTTTGTCATGAGTGCTGATGGCAAGGTGGTTACACAACGCATCAAAAAGGACAACTTAAAACGCAGCCTACAAGCCTATCGAGAAATCACCGCCTTTCATGGCAGCGTGATCGACTATATGAAAGAAACTCGAAAAACCCTTTGGCGCCATGCCGATGGCTCCTTTGAAGTTTCCGCCAGTATGCCAGCCCAGCTCACCTTCAAAGACCGCGTCATGCACATCGAATCACTACAAGCATACATCAGCGATAGCCTGCTCGGTCCTATCTGGTCAAACATAGCCGAAGCCAAAAGCCTGCTGATTTCACCTGATAGCGATTTAGCCCTCGTTGCCTTTGAAGCCTTAACCACGCCTAATGGCAAAAGACTGATTGAAGAAAAAGACATCAGCTACACGCCATCACTCTCTATCTGGATCAACACTCACCAGCGCCAAGCCAGCTACAACCAACAGCAACGTCTCAGCCTATTAGCCCTAGCTAATCCAGACTACAGTCAACAGCAAAGCGATCAAAAAGCAGCCAACAGCTCACTGCCGATGATCACGCAACGCGGGCAGACTGTACAAAGAGACCAACTTTTTTGGGTTGACCTGCCGGGCACAGAAATAGAAGCCAAGCGTATTGCCAGCATCTACCCCGACCTGACGCTCAAGACAGGCAAAGATGCCAGTAAACATTGGCTCGTTGAACAAAACCAAACGGGCACACTAAAACAATACAAACAACTGCACTTTGCTACCCATGGCTACCTTGACGACAGCGACCCCATGCAATCCTCGTTGGTACTCAGCTTTGATCAAGGCAAAGCACAAGCCTATCTCAGTGCACAGGACATTTACAAACTCGACTTACAAAGTGACCTGACCGTCTTGTCTGCCTGCAACACCGCCGCCAACGAAGCCAAAGCAGGCGTAGGCGTGGTGGGCTTACCCTTTGCGTTGTACATGGCAGGTAATCAAAGCACGCTAATGACGCTTTGGTCGGTGGATGACAAAGTCACTGCGGCTTACATGCAACGCTTTTACGAACTGGTGAAAGAAGGCGTTAAAC
- a CDS encoding CHAT domain-containing protein has product MFAQYSRPQTLDLDQATSLMQQHLPKGSVVSFWQDGELNDSYLAFVMSADGKVVTQRIKKDNLKRSLQAYREITAFHGSVIDYMKETRKTLWRHADGSFEVSASMPAQLTFKDRVMHIESLQAYISDSLLGPIWSNIAEAKSLLISPDSDLALVAFEALTTPNGKRLIEEKDISYTPSLSIWINTHQRQASYNQQQRLSLLALANPDYSQQQSDQKAANSSLPMITQRGQTVQRDQLFWVDLPGTEIEAKRIASIYPDLTLKTGKDASKHWLVEQNQTGTLKQYKQLHFATHGYLDDSDPMQSSLVLSFDQGKAQAYLSAQDIYKLDLQSDLTVLSACNTAANEAKAGVGVVGLPFALYMAGNQSTLMTLWSVDDKVTAAYMQRFYELVKEGVKPAQANSQVKREFITQTKYAGVNIWAPFVYYGI; this is encoded by the coding sequence GTGTTTGCCCAATATTCTCGTCCGCAAACCCTAGACTTAGATCAAGCAACTTCTCTCATGCAACAGCATCTACCCAAGGGCAGTGTGGTCAGTTTTTGGCAAGATGGTGAACTCAACGACAGCTATCTCGCCTTTGTCATGAGTGCTGATGGCAAGGTGGTTACACAACGCATCAAAAAGGACAACTTAAAACGCAGCCTACAAGCCTATCGAGAAATCACCGCCTTTCATGGCAGCGTGATCGACTATATGAAAGAAACTCGAAAAACCCTTTGGCGCCATGCCGATGGCTCCTTTGAAGTTTCCGCCAGTATGCCAGCCCAGCTCACCTTCAAAGACCGCGTCATGCACATCGAATCACTACAAGCATACATCAGCGATAGCCTGCTCGGTCCTATCTGGTCAAACATAGCCGAAGCCAAAAGCCTGCTGATTTCACCTGATAGCGATTTAGCCCTCGTTGCCTTTGAAGCCTTAACCACGCCTAATGGCAAAAGACTGATTGAAGAAAAAGACATCAGCTACACGCCATCACTCTCTATCTGGATCAACACTCACCAGCGCCAAGCCAGCTACAACCAACAGCAACGTCTCAGCCTATTAGCCCTAGCTAATCCAGACTACAGTCAACAGCAAAGCGATCAAAAAGCAGCCAACAGCTCACTGCCGATGATCACGCAACGCGGGCAGACTGTACAAAGAGACCAACTTTTTTGGGTTGACCTGCCGGGCACAGAAATAGAAGCCAAGCGTATTGCCAGCATCTACCCCGACCTGACGCTCAAGACAGGCAAAGATGCCAGTAAACATTGGCTCGTTGAACAAAACCAAACGGGCACACTAAAACAATACAAACAACTGCACTTTGCTACCCATGGCTACCTTGACGACAGCGACCCCATGCAATCCTCGTTGGTACTCAGCTTTGATCAAGGCAAAGCACAAGCCTATCTCAGTGCACAGGACATTTACAAACTCGACTTACAAAGTGACCTGACCGTCTTGTCTGCCTGCAACACCGCCGCCAACGAAGCCAAAGCAGGCGTAGGCGTGGTGGGCTTACCCTTTGCGTTGTACATGGCAGGTAATCAAAGCACGCTAATGACGCTTTGGTCGGTGGATGACAAAGTCACTGCGGCTTACATGCAACGCTTTTACGAACTGGTGAAAGAAGGCGTTAAACCCGCACAAGCCAATAGCCAGGTCAAACGAGAGTTTATAACCCAAACCAAGTATGCGGGTGTGAATATCTGGGCGCCTTTTGTTTATTATGGGATTTGA
- a CDS encoding CHASE2 domain-containing protein, translating into MKSKLVRLYFLHRLIFYGRSLHGRFLRNPLPFIFRNWYNWSRLRQDFIQNLAIGLLLAALVSILLALSVPFVIQMKNMALEVGMNLWADRPSKTQFLFIDVDDETYRNEWWGGGEPRVNPRKPITELLEKLFEAGVPIVMLDFNFDTLTESSVSELEKTLHKQDEAFRDRVKVILQNHPDRRLLYVKSFQKPLQSNTFQVLRPSALDELATYFPEQVFPVAPNFVVSPQDRQIRYWRLWESACQVLDPKKDGKGRWVVVPSPQLVLYALSRSSNKPDLPPWGLATSKELITATCAVDNSLTAVREQGENSARADYQAGQWVWKTFGECYEQDLFSSDQCVNNTEFNKDTSPWAVDSYSRGENLGNRILYRYSYSDIIQRGDNIDKIVPTVIFEKALNFKDKNLTFEPMPFVAILGASYEDSRDWHHTPLGKMPGIMILANAIDTMQNTGLLVPPNPWVNAVFVVIMLVLVSFLFAALPQFWVSTLLLVTIAIALYSFSLWLVQEHGIWLDLTIPIMAIYLNMQIFRRRQGVHGVSS; encoded by the coding sequence ATGAAATCGAAACTTGTTCGATTATATTTTTTGCATAGACTCATTTTCTATGGGCGCTCTTTACATGGAAGATTCTTACGCAACCCATTACCATTCATTTTCAGGAATTGGTATAACTGGAGTCGATTAAGACAGGATTTTATCCAGAACTTGGCCATAGGCTTACTGTTGGCTGCCTTGGTTTCAATTCTTTTGGCGCTGTCCGTTCCCTTCGTAATTCAGATGAAGAATATGGCCTTAGAAGTAGGAATGAACTTATGGGCTGACAGACCAAGCAAGACACAATTTTTGTTTATTGATGTCGATGATGAAACCTATCGAAATGAATGGTGGGGTGGTGGAGAACCGAGAGTGAACCCACGGAAACCAATTACAGAGCTGTTAGAAAAGTTATTTGAAGCCGGCGTACCAATAGTGATGCTTGATTTCAATTTTGATACATTGACCGAATCTAGTGTATCCGAACTGGAAAAGACGCTGCATAAACAAGACGAAGCTTTCAGAGATAGGGTCAAAGTCATTCTTCAGAACCACCCTGATAGGCGTTTGCTCTACGTAAAGTCCTTCCAAAAACCCCTGCAAAGTAACACTTTTCAGGTATTGCGCCCCTCAGCTCTTGATGAGTTGGCGACCTACTTTCCAGAACAAGTTTTCCCGGTAGCACCTAACTTTGTGGTATCACCACAAGATAGACAAATACGATATTGGCGGCTTTGGGAGAGTGCCTGTCAGGTCCTCGATCCTAAGAAAGATGGCAAAGGTCGTTGGGTGGTGGTTCCTTCGCCACAACTCGTACTTTACGCATTAAGTCGATCATCTAACAAACCAGATCTGCCACCATGGGGCTTGGCTACCTCAAAGGAATTAATAACGGCAACCTGCGCGGTGGATAACTCACTGACTGCCGTCAGAGAACAGGGAGAAAATTCAGCCCGAGCAGATTATCAAGCTGGGCAATGGGTCTGGAAAACTTTTGGTGAATGCTACGAACAAGATTTGTTTAGCAGCGATCAGTGTGTAAATAACACTGAATTCAATAAAGATACGTCTCCATGGGCGGTTGATAGTTATTCTCGGGGAGAAAATCTAGGTAATCGAATTCTATATCGCTACAGTTATTCCGACATCATCCAAAGAGGAGATAATATAGACAAGATTGTACCGACTGTAATTTTCGAAAAAGCCCTCAACTTCAAAGATAAAAATTTAACTTTTGAGCCGATGCCATTCGTTGCTATTTTGGGGGCATCCTATGAGGATAGTAGAGATTGGCATCACACCCCGTTGGGAAAAATGCCAGGAATAATGATATTAGCAAATGCAATTGACACCATGCAAAACACTGGACTGTTGGTTCCGCCTAATCCATGGGTCAATGCAGTATTTGTTGTAATTATGTTAGTTTTAGTGAGTTTTCTATTTGCGGCACTTCCGCAATTTTGGGTATCTACCCTGTTGCTTGTTACTATTGCTATAGCACTTTACTCCTTTTCTCTATGGTTAGTACAAGAGCATGGTATTTGGTTGGACCTTACCATACCTATTATGGCTATCTATCTAAATATGCAGATTTTTCGTAGGCGTCAAGGTGTGCACGGTGTGTCCTCCTAG